TATTAAACGTGTGAAGGCGGCTTTTAATTGTCAAAATTTTTATATTAAATCGTGAGCAGGTATCGTTATGGGTTGGTTATTTCTTTTATTAGGCGTATTGGCAGAAGCCACATCACACGTAGCACTGAAAGCAACCAATGGATTTAGCAACTTCTGGCCCAGTGTCATTGTTATCTTTGGCCACCTACTCGCCTTTTTATTTTTAGGGCAAGCCGTTAAAAATTTACCCGTGGGTATTGTGCATGCATCATGGGCTGGATTAGCGATTATTTTGGTTACCTATATGTCGAGCTTAGTCTACAAACAACACCTCGATACTAAAGTTTGGATCGGCATGTTATTTATCGCAGTCGGCATTGCCTTAATCAATCTGTCATCGACCCCACACTCCCATTAAGCTGTTTTACTAACAGTTTCCAGCACTTTTTTGTGTGTTGTGACAGAGTAAAGTATGAAAGCAGTTTAATTCTTCCTTGTACTTATGCTATCTTGGGCCGCTTTTAACGCTAATCAAAGGCTCACCATGGCACGTAAAGGCACTCTATTTATTGTATCCGCTCCAAGTGGCGCAGGAAAATCAAGTCTTATCAAAGCACTTCTAGATGCAAACCCAAGCAGCGATATGAAAGTGTCTGTATCTCACACGACTCGAGCAATTCGCCCTGGTGAAGTTGACGGCATTCATTACCACTACATCCCTGTAACAGACTTCAAACAACAAATCGAAAACAATGAGTTTTTTGAATGGGCTGAAGTATTCGGTAATTACTACGGCACATCTCGTGTAACGATTGAAAAAACACTTGCTCGCGGTATTGATATTTTCCTCGATATCGATTGGCAAGGTGCGCGTCAAATAAAAGAACAAATTGCGGATGCGCGTGGTATTTTTATCCTGCCTCCAAGCCGTGAAGAGTTAGAGCGTCGTCTAAATAGTCGCGGTCAAGACAGCGACGAAATTATTGCAAGCAGAATGGCTGAAGCAGAAGCTGAAATGTCACACTATAATGAGTATGATTACCTTATTATTAATGACGATTTTTCGACTGCATTAGAAGATCTTCACGCGATTGTTCGTGCAGAAAGACTCAGTTCAACAAAGCAAGCAGCAAAAAACAACGTAATTATGAAAGATTTGCTGGTTAAGTAGGCAAAAATAAAGTATAGTTTCTCGTCATTTTTTAGACTTAATTCACTGGGAGTTCCTGCATGGCACGCGTAACCGTAGAAGATGCTGTACAACAGGTTGGTAACCGTTTCGACCTAATATTAATGGCGGCACGTCGCGCTCGTCAATTACAGATTCATGGTAAAGAACCTCTAGTAGCACCGGAGAATGATAAACCGACTGTAATCGCCCTTCGTGAAATTGAAGCGGGTCTAATTAGCAACGAATTAATGGATGCTGGCGACCGTCAAGAGCAGCAAGAGCACGAAGCACAGCAAATTGCAGCAGTAGCAGCAATCGCTGAAGGCCGTGGCTAATACCTAATCATCTTTTCGATGATTTTATAAAAAAGGTGCAATATGCACCTTTTTTAATGCCTATGATCCACCCAAAAATGGTCTTTATGGGTTTTTATATATGTTTAAACTAAAAATCCCGAAGCTGCTGATTCTAGATTGAGTTGGCATAAATATTAAGAAGATATAAATTTAAAGGTGCAATTAGCTCCACTTTTGATTATCTTGCTAATATTATCACCTTATTTATATCAACTTTTTAGTGACGAGGCAGTACTTGCATATATTCGCAAATTTAAAAGCAACGACATCAACCTACCTATCGGTTGAACAAGTCGAACTCATTGAACATGCTTATTTAGTCGCGCGGGAAGCGCATCTACCTCAAAAGAGAAGCACGGGTGAACCTTACATTATTCACCCAGTTGCCGTTGCTGAAATTCTTGCTGATATGCGCCTCGATCATAAAACCATTATGGCGGCACTGCTCCATGATGTGATTGAAGATACAGAAACAACCCAAGAAGACCTTGCGTCATTATTCGGTGATACCGTTGCTGAATTAGTGGAAGGTGTTTCTAAACTTGATAAGCTTAAATTCCGCGATCGCAAAGAAGCACAAGCGGAAAACTTCCGTAAAATGTTCATGGCGATGGTACAAGATATACGCGTTATCTTAATCAAACTGGCCGATCGTACCCATAACATGCGAACCCTTGGTGCCTTAAGACCAGACAAACGCCGTCGTATCGCCAGTGAAACCTTGGAAATTTTTGCGCCGATCGCTAACCGCCTTGGTATTCATAATATTAAAAATGAATTAGAGGAATTAGGGCTAGAGGCCATGTACCCAATGCGTTACCGAATCCTGACTGAATCGGTAAAATCAGCACGTGGTAATCGCAAAGAAGTGATGTCTAACATCCGCCAAGAAATTGAAGGCCGTTTAGTTGAAGCAGGCGTCCCTGCGAAAACAGATGGTCGTGAAAAACTCATCTTTAGTATCTACAACAAGATGAAAAAGAAACGCGTCCAGTTCCATGAAGTTGTTGATATTTACGCATTCAGGATCATCGTTGACGACCTTGATACTTGCTACCGTGTACTGGGTCAAATGCACAGTTTGTACAAACCAAAGATAAGGCGCTTTAAAGATTACATAGCCATTCCAAAAACCAATGGCTATCAATCTTTACATACCTCATTAGTGGGTCCACACGGAGTGCCACTTGAGATCCAAATCCGCACTAAAGATATGGACCTTATGGCTGACCGTGGTGTTGCTGCACATTGGTCATACAAACAAGGCGCAGACAAAATTAATACCAATGCACAATTACGTGCACAGAAGTGGATGCAAAGCTTACTCGAATTACAGCAAAGTGCTGGTTCGTCATTTGAATTTATTGAAAGTGTGAAAACTGATCTGTTTCCAGATGAAATTTATGTTTTCACACCGAAAGGTAAGATCATCGAGCTACCACGTGGTGCGACACCCGTAGACGTCGCTTATTCAATCCATACCGATGTTGGTCATACTTGTGTTGGTGCCCGTGTTAATCGCCAGCCACATGCGCTAAGCCAACCATTGAAAAATGGTCAAACAGTTGAGATTATTACCGCGCCAGGTGCGCGACCAAATGCAGCATGGTTAAACTTTATTGTCACAGGAAGAGCCCGCGCTCGTGTCCGTCAGCAATTGAAAAACATGCGTACCGAAGATTCAATCATTCTAGGTCGTCGTTTATTAAATCACGCATTAAGCGGTGTTAAAGTCGATGACATTGACATCGAAAACTTAAACCAAGTACTCGAAGATACCAAGTGTGAAAATTTAGATGCCCTGCTTATCGAGATCGGTCTCGGTAACATGATGAGCATCCTGATTGCCCGCCGCCTGCAAGGTCGTGTTGATGAACTGACCGACCTTTCACCACGCTCGGAAGAAGATAAAATGCCAATTAAGGGCGCTGAGGGCATGCTAGTTAGTTTTGCGAACTGCTGTCATCCGATTCCAGGTGACCCAATTGTTGCCCACTTAAGTCCTGGCAAAGGTTTAGTTGTGCATATTGAAACCTGTCGTAATATTCACGGTTATCAAAATGAACCGGACCGCTATATCCCTGTGGAATGGGATGACAATATTGATCCAAGCCAAGAGTTTAAAACCGAGATCCGTATTCAAGTTGTTAATCACCAAGGTGTATTAGCAAAATTGACCAATACTGTAGCATCGACAGGCGCCAATATTCATAACATTGTTACCGATGAAAAGGATGCTCGTGTTTATAACGTTGATATACTCATTACCGCAAAAAACCGTAAACATGTAGCAGATGTAATGAAGAAGATACGCACCCTGCAGGATGTACTAAAAATATCACGCAGTTATAATTAAGCATTCAATGAACAATGTGAATGTATGTATAACAAAGTGCTAGTTTGCTGATAACGAAGCCGTTGTAAAATACGGCTTCGTTATATAAACGCCATTCAACCGACCCAGACCCGCCTAAGCTAAGTTCAGATATTCGCATTAGCCCGTGATTTGGGTATAATACCTCGCCAATTAAATCTGATAGAGTAAGACCATGACCCCAGAACGTCTCGAACGCATCACTAAAATGCTCCAACACCGCCAACCAGATCTTACTGTTTGTATGGAATCTGTGCATAAACCACATAACCTTGCAGCCGTAGTAAGAACTTGCGATGCAGTTGGTGTCAACAATGTTCACGCGGTATGGTCTGTACGTCCAACAAAGGTATCTGGAGGCACTGCAACAGGTAGCCAAAACTGGGTAAAAGTACACTCTCACGATAACATTGCTGAAGCAATCAAAGAATTAAAAGCCCAAGGCATGCAAGTACTTGCAACTAACCTGTCTGATACTGCTGTTGATTTCCGTGAAATTGACTACACCAAACCAACTGCGATCTTAATGGGTCAAGAAAAGACTGGTATCAGTGCAGAAGCATTGGCACTTGCCGATCAAGATATCATCATCCCTATGGTTGGTATGGTGCAATCGTTAAATGTATCAGTAGCAACTGCGACGATCTTATATGAAGCACAGCGTCAACGTGACAATGCTGGCATGTACCAAGGCGAAAGCAAACTATCCGCTGAAGAACAGCACAAAATCTACTTTGAAGGTGGCCACCCTATCTATGCAAAAGCATGTAAACGTAAAGGTTTAGCTTACCCAGCATTAGATGAAGAAGGTCAAATTGTTGCTGACGAATCGTGGTGGGATGCACTGCGTAGTTCAAACTAGAGCGACTTAAATTATGCTTTGCATTTAATGAAATAATGCAAAGCTAGCATGCTCCATATCGTAGTAGCTTGAGTATAAATCTTCTGATAATATATGTTTATATGTACAGTAGATTCGAGAGTGATTATGCGACTAGATAAGATCCCGGTTATCGAATTAAAAGGTGTTGGCGCCAAAATGGCCGAGAAATTAGCAAAGCTGAACTTAGTCACAGTTCAGGACCTGCTATTTCATCTGCCAAGCCGATATCAGGATCGTACGACCATCTATCCGATTCAAGAGCTTTTACCCGGTCTACACGGTACTATCGAAGGTGAGATCGTCAGTTGCGATGTCACGTTTGGTAAACGTAAAATAATGTCTTGTAAAGTCAACGACGGCACAGGCATCATCACCTTATTATTTTTCCATTTTAATGCCGGACAAAAAAACAGTTTCAGTGTCGGAAAAACAATTACCGCATTTGGCGAGTTTCGCCGAGGCCGCTTTGGTTATGAAATTGTCCATCCGGAATATAAACTTGCGCATGCTACCAGCTCAGAAATGAGTGAAGAAACGCTAACACCTGTATATCCTTCAACAGATGGGTTAAAGCAGCTTACCTTACGAAATCTAACAGACCAAGCACTGCAACACTTAACACAAACGACATTACAAGAGCTATTACCTGAAGGTTTATACACAGGACAAATCGAGTTAAATCATGCAATCCAACTATTGCATCGACCAACACCCGATGTCTCACTTGAGCTGCTAGAACAAGGTCAACACCCTGCGCAGCAACGCCTTATAATTGAAGAGCTACTGGCGCAAAATATCAGCATGCTGCAATTACGCAAAAAAATGCAGCAGCATCCCGCAATCAAATTGCAGTCCAGCAAAACAATTACTGATAAATTTTTGGCACAATTACCTTTTACGCCAACCAATGCCCAACAACGTGTTGTTGCTGAAATCCAACAGGACCTCCAGAAAGCCTACCCTATGATGCGTTTGGTTCAAGGTGACGTTGGGTCAGGCAAAACCCTCGTTGCAGCCTTAGCGGCCCTTCAGGCTATCGGTAATGGCTATCAGGTGGCATTGATGGCTCCAACTGAAATATTAGCCGAACAACATGCACTTAATTTCAAAGGCTGGTTCAATCAGCTGGGTATCAAAGTCGGCTGGTTATCTGGTAAACAAAAAGGTAAAGCGCGAGAAGCGGAGCTAGAATCGATTGCTAGTGGCGAAACGCAAATGATTATCGGCACCCATGCTATTTTTCAAGATGCAGTAAAATTCTTAAATTTAACCTTAGTCATTATTGATGAGCAACATCGCTTTGGTGTAGAGCAACGTCTTGCCCTACGTGAAAAAGGCGCGGTCAGTGGTTTATACCCGCACCAATTATTTATGACAGCAACCCCTATCCCACGCACCTTGGCCATGACCGCTTATGCAGATTTAAATACCTCGGTCATTGACGAATTACCACCAGGGCGAACCCCTATTACCACGGTGGTGATGCCCGATAGTAAACGCGGAAAGATCATCGAACGGGTTGAATTAGCCGTTAAAAATGAAGGCCGTCAAGTCTATTGGGTATGTACTCTTATTGAAGAATCAGAGGTGTTAGAGGCCCAAGCCGCTGAAGATACCGCTAATGATTTACAAAAAATGTTGCCCGATTTACGAATTGGTTTAGTACATGGCAGAATGAAAGCCATTGAAAAACAATACGTAATGGAAGCTTTTAAGAACAAGCAGTTGGATTTATTAGTCGCAACCACTGTTATTGAAGTCGGTGTTGATGTGCCAAATGCAAGTTTGATGATTATCGAAAATCCAGAGCGTTTGGGTCTGGCACAATTACATCAGCTACGTGGTCGAGTCGGCCGTGGGAAAGTGGCCAGCCACTGCGTATTACTTTATCACGCACCACTTTCCGATACCGGCAGTAAGCGATTATCGGTATTACGGGAAACCACAGACGGATTCAAAATTGCACAGCGAGACCTCGAGATCCGTGGCCCCGGCGAGATGCTCGGCAGTAAACAAACCGGTATTGCAGACTTAAAAGTGGCAGACTTAGTCCGCGACCAACAACTTATTCCTCTAGTCCAAAATATTGCTCGCCACTTACTGCAACAGCATCCCGATAATGCCCATGCGATCACCCTACGTTGGATGGCAGACAAGGACATTTATTCCAACGCTTAACCTGTCATTTAATAAACGGCGCTAACGCTAGGCACCGACAGGTATAACAACGAAGGTCGCACTGAAAACCGCGGCCAATTTCGGGCCACTGTAAACGTCAACGTCAATATCCAACTTGGCATTACGCCCTTCTAATAATTCCAGCAAACTGCCCTTCATCCGATATTTATGTGCCACAGCAAAGGGTTCCAAATTAATAGGGCGTTTATAATTAATAGAGCCTTTCGACAGTACGATATTCCCCAATAACCCCTGCTCTTTTAACATTAACCAAACTAATCCCCAGCCTGTTAGCGTCGCTTGGCTATAAATACTGCCAGCAAACATGGTATCGTGAACATTCACATTGGCATTTAATGGCGCCGCAGTTTCAAATCGCCAACCACTGTACTGACGAATATTAATGCCCATGTGTTGGCTAATCGGGATCTTGGTTGCCCATTCTTGTTGTAGCTCAGCGCACCAATCTGGATGTCGTAAAATCTTATCCATGGCATTCACTTCTTTAATCATCTGACGATGACGAACACCTTCACTAATTTGGCCACTTCCCACTAAAGAAAAACCGCATTTTTCATAAAACGGCACCGCTTCAACACGTGCATTCATGACAATGCGTTCACTACCTGCCTTGTAAGCTTCATCTTCTAAAGCCGAGATCAGTAAACTGCCTAAGCCCTGCTTACGGTGATTAGGATCAACGGCCATATAGTGAATCTGAGATTCATCCGCACCCGCGGTATAAATCCGCCCACACGCGATGGGTGTGCCAGCATTATTCAAGATCATACGATGTTCGCTGTGCTCATCATAGATATCTTTTTCACTACCACGCGGACGTTGTAATGGTGCTCTTAATAGCGACCAGCGTAAATGATAATAATCTTCTAACTCTTGTTCCGTTTCAGGTATATGCACATGAAACATATTCTCTCCTTGTCTATTATCACTCATGGTTGCAGTCTACACTTGCAGCCAAAAAGTAACCGGTCCATCATTGACTAACGACACTTGCATATCTGCAGCAAAGCGCCCAGTCTCTGTCGTTATTTCTTTTTGATGACATTGACCAACAAAATATTCATATAAATGACTGGCATCAGCAGGAGCAGCAGCAGTCGAAAAGCTCGGCCTTGTACCAGAATTAGTGTCTGCCGCTAAAGTAAATTGCGATACCACTAACAGTTCGCCATTGACTTGTTGAACATTTAAATTCATTTTATCGTCTGTATCACTAAAAACGCGATACGCTAATAATTTTTCACATAAACGCTTGGCTTTCGCCTCGGTATCACCTTTCTCGATGCCTAATAACACCACTAAGCCTTGGCCTATTTTACCGATAACTTCGTCTTCAACGGTTACATCTGCTTTGCGCACACGCTGGATCAATGCGATCATGCCATTCCTCAATAATCATTATTAAAATTTAATGTTATTGATAATACCGAAACTCCTTAAATTAATCACTGACAAACTCAAACGCAATAATCTCAGCCATGAGTTCTGTTGCTTTTCGTAACGCATCTATCATGCCAGGTTCACAATCAAAATGACCCGCATGAGGCACAATAAACAGCTTAGCTAATGAGAGGTGCTGACATAATTCGTACGCAGGCCCCAACGGATTAGAGATATCAAAGCGCCCATGCACCATGATTATCGGTAAATGTGATAATGAGTCTAGACACTTAAAAATATAATTGTCAGAAATAAAACAATTTTTCGAAAAATAATGACATTGTAGCGTCGACATACTTAACGCCACATCCGCATCAATCAGATCAACTTTATTGCGGAACTCAGGATGTGGATTACCAATTTGCGCTTGCCACTCTACCCAATCTTTTGCCGCTGCCATTTTTTCTATTTCATTATCACTGACTAACAACTGACTATATGCAGAGAGTAAGGCACCATAATCCCTTCCATTAGCACGGCTAACTAGCTGCTTAAAATGATCAGGAAATAACTGTGCAGCACCACCCGATGCTGAAAATTGCCACGTTAAATCCTGATTACGCGCTAAAAATAAACTGTGTAGTATTAAGCCTTGTACCTTATCTTGATGGCTCAAGCTATACAGTAACGCTAACGTAGCCCCCCAACCTTCACCGAATAATACGCAACGACGAATATCTAACAGCGTTAAGATAGCACTAATATCCTGCAATAAATCTTGGGTAGTATTGTCTTCAATACAGGCATACGGTTTAGAGCGCCCACAGCCACGTTGGTCAAACAAAATTATTCGGTATAGCTTAGGGTCGAATAAACGTCTATCATCTTCCAGAACCCCCTTACCGGGACCGTCATGCAGAAATAATAGCGGTATACCATCAGGATTACCCACTTCCTCAATATAAAGACTGTGCAAGGGACTTACAGATAAATGATGTTCAGCATAATGCTGAATGGCCGGGTACAGTCCAATCATAGCAATATCAACCTCTTATCCACAACAAAAGACACTAGAGGTTGATAGCTAAACCTAACATTAGCGCAACAATGTTAACCCGCTTGCGTATTAACTTTGCCTTACTTAGTTAGAGCTGTCATCCATAGATAGATGTTTTTGCTGTTGATTTTGTGACTGTTGTTTCAATTTTACCTGTGCTTTTTTATGCTCATCAAACTCTGTTAATGACGCGGTAATTTCAGCCCCGAGTAAGACAATCAACCAGCACAGGTAAATCCAAACTAATAAGATAGGTATAGTTGCTAATGCGCCATAAATCACTTCATAAGAGGGAAATTGTACTAAATACCAAGTAAAGATCCGTTTGATACCTTCAAATAACAAAGCACTAATCGAGGCGCCAATAAATGCATAAAGTAACGGTACGTGACGATGAGGAATAACCACATACATCACAAATAAACCCAATGTACCCAGCAAGGCAGGCACCAACTTTAACAGGCTAACAATCCCGGTCACTTCAGTCACATCAGAAACAAACGATAAGGATAATAAATAAGACGAAATACCTAAACTAATGGCAATAAATAATGGACCAAAAGTTAATATCAACCAATACACCGCAAATGATAAAAAGAAACTACGTTCAATTTTACAACGCCAAATATGATTAATGTGTTTATCAATGGTATTAATTAACAGCAATGCCACCATAAACAGCGCGCCAGAGCCAATCGAGGTCATCTTGCCTGTATTGGCAACAAAATCCTGTAAATACTCTTGAATCGTACCCGTCGCATGTGGCACTAAATTGGTATATAAAAATGCTTCAACACTTTGCTGCCAACTTTCAAAAATAGGAAAAGCCGACATCACCGAAAATACGACAGTGATTAATGGGACGAGAGAAAGTAACGTTGTATACGCTAACGCACTCGCGTTAACCGTGATCCGGTCATCACTCACGCGTTGACCTAAATAGCGCAAAAATGCAAAGCAATTTAACAAAAATAACCACAACACGATTTTAGTTTTTGCCAACCACAGCAGTAGCGGATATTGATAAGATGACTTAACCACAGGTTCCCTCCCTGGTAATTTTAAGGTAAAAAAAAGGTGATACCTAAGTATCACCTTTTTTTATAATAGCGCCAAGATTATTAAATAATAACCTTAATTAACTATTATTTAGCTGGACGGCTAGCACGTTTACGTTCGTTTTCTGAAAGAAGTTTCTTACGGATACGAATGCTTTTTGGTGTAACTTCTACTAATTCATCAATATCGATGAATTCAAGCGCTTGCTCAAGAGTCAATACGATCGCAGGTGAAAGCGTTTGTGCTTCATCAGTACCAGAAGAACGTACGTTAGTAAGCTGTTTACCACGAATACAGTTAACTGTTAAATCGTTAGCACGGTTATGAATACCAACAATTTGACCTTCGTATACTTCTGTAGCGTGACCTAAGAATAGACGACCACGATCTTGTAAGAAGAATAAAGAGTAAGTAACAGCTTTACCAGTTTGGTTACAAATTAATACACCATTCTGACGTTGACCAATTGTACCGCCTTTATGTAGACCGTAATGATCGAAGCTATGGTATAGAAGACCAGAACCAGATGTCATTGTTAAGAATTCAGTTTGGAAACCGATTAAACCACGGCTTGGGATGATGAAGTCTAAACGAATACGACCTTTACCATCTGGAGTCATGTTAGTTAGTTCCGCTTTACGGATACCTAACTGTTCCATGATAGAACCTTGATGTTGCTCTTCACAGTCAACAGTCAATGTTTCCATTGGCTCATGTAGCTTACCGTCAATCATACGTTCGATAACTTCAGGACGAGATACTGCTAGCTCGAAACCTTCACGACGCATGTTTTCAATTAAGATACCTAAGTGTAATTCACCACGGCCTGATACTTTGAATTTATCTGGATCAGCAGTTTCTTCTACTTTAAGTGCAACGTTATGTACTAACTCTTTGTTCAGACGGTCAAGGATGTTACGTGATGTAACAAATTTACCTTCTTTACCACAGAATGGTGAGTTATTTACTTGGAACGTCATTGTTACAGTTGGTTCATCAACTGATAACGGTGGAAGCGCTTCAACATTGTTCTGTGCACAGATAGTGTCAGAAATTTTAAGTTCGCCTAAACCAGTGATTGCAATGATATCGCCCGCTTGTGCAAGTTCAACATCATGACGTTCAAGACCTAAGTAACCTAATACTTGGCCAACTTTACCTTTACGCTCTTTACCGTCAGCACCAACAATAGTAACTTGTTGATTTACTTTAACAGAACCACGCGTTATACGACCAACACCGATCACGCCAACATATGCGTTGTGATCAAGTTGTGAGATTTGCATTTGGAAATCACCGTCACGATCGCCTTCTGGTGCAGCAACACCATCAACGATAGCTTGGAATAAAGGTTCCATGTTGTCTGTTGCTTCTTCTGATTCAGCGTTAGCCCAACCATTTAGAGCTGAAGCGTAAACAACTTTAAAGTCAAGCTGTTCATCAGTTGCGCCTAGGTTATCAAACAA
This Moritella sp. 5 DNA region includes the following protein-coding sequences:
- the typA gene encoding translational GTPase TypA, whose translation is MLDKLRNIAIIAHVDHGKTTLVDKLLEQSGTLETRGGNEERVMDSNDLEKERGITILAKNTAITWKDYRINIVDTPGHADFGGEVERIMSMVDSVCLIVDAVDGPMPQTRFVTQKAFAHGLKPIVVINKIDKPGARPEWVMDQIFDLFDNLGATDEQLDFKVVYASALNGWANAESEEATDNMEPLFQAIVDGVAAPEGDRDGDFQMQISQLDHNAYVGVIGVGRITRGSVKVNQQVTIVGADGKERKGKVGQVLGYLGLERHDVELAQAGDIIAITGLGELKISDTICAQNNVEALPPLSVDEPTVTMTFQVNNSPFCGKEGKFVTSRNILDRLNKELVHNVALKVEETADPDKFKVSGRGELHLGILIENMRREGFELAVSRPEVIERMIDGKLHEPMETLTVDCEEQHQGSIMEQLGIRKAELTNMTPDGKGRIRLDFIIPSRGLIGFQTEFLTMTSGSGLLYHSFDHYGLHKGGTIGQRQNGVLICNQTGKAVTYSLFFLQDRGRLFLGHATEVYEGQIVGIHNRANDLTVNCIRGKQLTNVRSSGTDEAQTLSPAIVLTLEQALEFIDIDELVEVTPKSIRIRKKLLSENERKRASRPAK